The Culicoidibacter larvae genome includes a window with the following:
- a CDS encoding DUF2304 domain-containing protein, with the protein MNLTLRLLLIIASILTFLYMWVKVKKSQVQISDIAGWFLIGIGLIIIAIFPGLVSIFTNLFGFISDTNVVFLIMIFLLFILTFRQMLQISKLKAQNELLARKIAVFELDSKESRETKK; encoded by the coding sequence ATGAATCTTACATTAAGGCTATTATTAATTATTGCGTCAATACTCACTTTCTTATATATGTGGGTCAAGGTAAAAAAATCTCAAGTGCAAATTAGTGATATTGCAGGATGGTTCTTGATAGGAATAGGCTTAATTATTATTGCAATATTCCCAGGTTTAGTGTCAATTTTTACAAATTTGTTTGGATTCATATCGGATACAAATGTAGTGTTTTTAATAATGATTTTCCTTCTTTTTATCCTAACATTCAGACAAATGTTGCAAATTTCTAAGCTTAAGGCTCAAAATGAATTGTTAGCCCGAAAAATTGCAGTTTTTGAGCTTGATAGTAAAGAAAGTAGGGAAACAAAGAAATGA
- a CDS encoding DUF6077 domain-containing protein: MILNAIVIFMAILALLIFDFIGFSIKTRIKFLDNISSQIVGYILFFGLLQLFTTPFMLMDAPWIILKIICIVLIVILFGAALFLTLKNKKNYLKSFDKKKVVLLICVSVFFVLFSSITFNVYSKGGDGAYWMAMYNDTISTGMINSQVPGSGVMQPFFDPHFLSSNYVLISTIADVSNINPSIIAYSVISLLNIAFIVFAAFDVVNTILKKSRWEIKIFLAMVILCAIFFINYYFPLVFAPWMGNGFTKALVLVAIVLLYNISFKTSAILIKIGAIIIFSLAAFSFSSTTFFIVGGYYAVAIIADIVINKKIKRDVVIPLIIGMLVFVLLTLALVIKQQITSGGGILGRIAIESQQEPYNIFSLSNWKTYIKTFFFIQYPVSIVAGIILIANWKKLQEYSGLIFCGILLMFHWVLEAPIFEPLISKFITTGLLYNRFPDANFVVELVFLFLVIFVIVRETKANYFLTIIAVLATAFTLIYPGIKNENLEFLFSPKTFVERLQMNVKPFNYQIFDKELLEIAQSLAEIDNPHLIALPSDDLRAVIRAYDSNGELMMRREFPLVPSSEDEFVGWNFSDDFTQDSDAEQLNRCIYNEFYEYECDELAPIIIRRDGIDFLITYSDSKINDSLENLYPVFLKNSKYIIYKTS, encoded by the coding sequence ATGATTCTAAATGCTATTGTAATATTTATGGCAATACTTGCACTATTAATTTTTGATTTTATTGGCTTTTCAATAAAAACACGTATTAAATTTCTGGATAATATCTCTTCGCAAATTGTTGGATATATATTGTTTTTTGGATTATTACAACTATTTACAACTCCTTTTATGTTAATGGATGCCCCTTGGATTATTTTGAAGATAATTTGCATTGTACTAATAGTTATTCTTTTTGGAGCAGCCTTGTTTTTAACACTAAAAAATAAAAAAAATTATTTAAAATCTTTTGATAAAAAAAAGGTTGTATTGCTTATTTGTGTATCAGTTTTTTTCGTTCTGTTTTCATCAATAACATTTAATGTATATAGCAAGGGGGGAGATGGCGCGTATTGGATGGCTATGTATAATGATACAATTAGTACTGGAATGATAAATAGCCAAGTTCCAGGTAGTGGTGTAATGCAACCTTTCTTTGACCCACATTTCCTATCTTCAAATTATGTATTGATTTCTACAATAGCCGATGTTAGTAATATAAATCCATCAATTATTGCATATTCTGTAATTAGTTTGCTAAATATTGCGTTTATAGTATTTGCTGCTTTTGATGTAGTTAATACTATATTGAAAAAAAGCAGGTGGGAGATAAAAATTTTCCTAGCTATGGTTATTTTATGTGCAATTTTCTTTATTAATTATTACTTTCCTCTGGTTTTTGCCCCGTGGATGGGAAATGGATTTACCAAAGCACTTGTTTTAGTTGCGATTGTTCTTTTGTATAATATTTCTTTTAAGACGTCAGCGATTCTTATTAAAATAGGTGCTATTATAATTTTTAGTTTAGCAGCATTTTCATTTAGTTCAACAACGTTTTTTATTGTTGGAGGTTATTATGCAGTTGCAATTATAGCTGATATAGTAATAAATAAGAAAATAAAAAGAGATGTTGTGATACCATTGATTATAGGTATGTTAGTGTTTGTGTTGTTAACATTAGCGCTAGTAATTAAACAGCAGATAACATCCGGTGGTGGAATTTTAGGCCGTATTGCTATTGAAAGTCAGCAAGAACCTTATAATATTTTTTCGCTAAGCAATTGGAAAACATATATTAAAACATTTTTCTTTATCCAATATCCAGTTTCAATTGTTGCTGGAATTATTTTAATTGCAAATTGGAAAAAACTTCAGGAGTATTCAGGATTAATTTTTTGTGGTATATTATTGATGTTTCATTGGGTTCTAGAAGCGCCAATCTTTGAACCATTAATATCTAAGTTTATAACTACAGGATTATTATACAATCGATTTCCTGATGCAAACTTTGTTGTTGAATTAGTTTTTTTGTTTCTGGTAATATTTGTAATCGTTAGAGAGACGAAAGCTAATTATTTTTTAACAATTATTGCTGTATTGGCGACTGCATTTACTTTAATATACCCAGGAATAAAAAATGAAAACCTTGAATTTCTATTTTCTCCTAAAACTTTCGTCGAAAGACTTCAAATGAATGTAAAACCGTTCAACTATCAGATATTTGATAAGGAGCTTCTTGAAATTGCCCAGTCTTTAGCAGAAATAGATAACCCGCATTTGATTGCACTACCTTCCGATGACTTAAGAGCAGTAATTCGAGCATACGATTCAAATGGAGAACTTATGATGAGGAGAGAGTTCCCTTTAGTGCCATCAAGTGAAGATGAGTTTGTTGGATGGAATTTCTCTGATGATTTTACCCAAGATTCAGATGCCGAACAATTAAATCGATGTATATATAATGAGTTTTATGAATATGAATGTGACGAACTTGCACCAATAATTATAAGAAGAGATGGAATCGACTTTTTAATTACATATTCTGATTCAAAAATCAATGATTCTTTGGAAAATTTATATCCAGTTTTTTTAAAAAATTCTAAATATATTATTTATAAGACTTCATAA